In the Sulfobacillus thermosulfidooxidans DSM 9293 genome, TGCCCTCTCAGCAAGCGGGGTTTGCCATGGGGCTTGTGGGTACGATTATATTTTTGGGATCAGCTATCTTTCCGCCGCTACTTGGATCTTTAATTGACTGGACCAAACATTTCACGGCCGCATGGGCGACATTGATGGCTATTTTACTGCTGGCCAGTGCTTTAGCTCGGCATGCGGGAAGACAAAATGGGACGCGTTCACGGGTCTCGAACATTTCGTGACGGTTATGTAGGATCCTTCTGATCTGAGAGTTTTGTATACTACAGGAGACATCCCAAAATGTTAAGAAATGATCTTTTGAAATTTATTGATAGAGGAAAACGGCCAAGATCCGATAAGGCGATAGAGAAAGCCTAGAGGGTCAACAGTACATAATGCTCACAGAGCTAGAACCTGAAAAACCTAAAGAAACTAAAGGAGTGAAGTTTGCTATGATCCGTTGGGGAATTCTCGGAACCGCGGGTATTGTAAAGAGCGCCTTTTTACCCGCACTGCATGAAACGCGAACTGGCGTGGCATGGCATATTGGCAGTCGCGATTTAGCCCGGGCAGAACAGTTTGCCAAGGACTACAATGTGGCTCGTGCGAGTGGCAGTTACCAAGCGGTTTTAGACGATGATCAGGTCGATGCCATTTACATCCCCTTACCCAATCACTTGCATTACGAATGGACATTAAAAGCTTTACAAACAGGTAAGGCCATTTTATGCGAAAAACCATTAACCGGATCCTTGGCCCAAACGCAAGAAATTATCGAACGCGCACAACAGCGGCATGCTTTATTATGGGAGGCGTACGCATTTCAATTCCAGCCTCAGTGGCAACGAGTAGAAGAGCTGATTCGCCAAGGAGCGATTGGTGCTCCCCAAGAGATTCATGGAACCTTCAATACGGTGCTGGCGCGAACTGATGATGTCCGTT is a window encoding:
- a CDS encoding Gfo/Idh/MocA family protein; this encodes MIRWGILGTAGIVKSAFLPALHETRTGVAWHIGSRDLARAEQFAKDYNVARASGSYQAVLDDDQVDAIYIPLPNHLHYEWTLKALQTGKAILCEKPLTGSLAQTQEIIERAQQRHALLWEAYAFQFQPQWQRVEELIRQGAIGAPQEIHGTFNTVLARTDDVRWVKAFDGGAFNDLGCYPVHITSLLLKDTPHQVIAQALMKGEVDGAMWGMLTYPDQVQLMMNVSFFRRYDTFTRFVGTEGEIRITKMYHPGARDAIEWRQGNRVIYEYPMKGQLPFTDMLSHIHQVLRQECQPVQLVTDVGLPTAQTMELVRRSWHELPSFA